The Ammoniphilus sp. CFH 90114 DNA window CTCTAAAGCCCCCTAACAGGATTGGACACTTTCAGAACATTCGTTTTAGAATAGGAGAAGGTGTTTAGAATGAGAACTAAGGTGCCTAATACCAACCAGTTTATTGAGTTAAAAAAACAAATTGTGCGTGAAGCATTGGAGGGGGGCAATGCTGCTTTTGTTGCACGCCAACACGGACTCTCCCCTAAAACAGTCAGTCAATGGGTTCGTGACTATCGAGAAGAGGTTG harbors:
- a CDS encoding helix-turn-helix domain-containing protein; translation: MRTKVPNTNQFIELKKQIVREALEGGNAAFVARQHGLSPKTVSQWVRDYREEVEEEMAKKDQDQVSVLSEDVDLKKQLDQALKLIGKLKVENEILQDLLKK